One window from the genome of Mycolicibacterium gadium encodes:
- a CDS encoding class I SAM-dependent methyltransferase has protein sequence MEVDWMEGDAQALRFEDDSFDRVISAIGHMFAPDHQRAADELRRVCRPDGRIAIACWTPEGPIGSMFKTVGSISPPPPEGFQSPLLWGTEDHVRELLGGTIEFERHSVEFREPSPESYADFMLTSFPPLIAARAQLGEQLVRDTYLGWVIDVNEATDGTLYYRGEYLVAVA, from the coding sequence GTGGAGGTCGATTGGATGGAAGGTGACGCCCAGGCCTTGCGGTTCGAGGATGACAGTTTCGACCGGGTCATCTCGGCGATCGGGCACATGTTCGCCCCCGATCACCAGCGAGCGGCAGACGAGTTGCGTCGCGTTTGTCGGCCGGACGGACGCATAGCGATCGCTTGCTGGACGCCAGAGGGACCGATCGGGTCGATGTTCAAGACTGTCGGCTCGATATCCCCTCCTCCACCGGAGGGCTTCCAATCGCCGCTGCTGTGGGGTACCGAAGACCATGTGCGCGAGTTGCTTGGTGGCACAATCGAATTCGAGCGGCACAGCGTCGAATTTCGGGAACCGTCACCCGAGAGTTACGCCGACTTCATGCTGACCAGCTTTCCACCTTTGATTGCCGCGCGGGCTCAGCTTGGTGAGCAGTTGGTGCGAGACACATACCTGGGATGGGTGATCGACGTCAACGAGGCCACGGACGGGACGCTCTACTACCGCGGCGAATATCTGGTGGCGGTGGCCTAG
- a CDS encoding Hsp20/alpha crystallin family protein — translation MSRVTLWSRPTWDIDRWVKDGVLDGFTPAAEIARDGEDAVVRVELPGVDVDKDVTVEVDRGHLVIRGERRDERADEEDGRTLREVRYGSFRRSFKLPAHAATDAISAAYDAGVLTVRVAGAHRGAEAQRIAIESK, via the coding sequence ATGAGCAGAGTGACGCTGTGGTCGCGGCCGACATGGGACATCGACCGCTGGGTGAAGGACGGTGTTTTGGACGGGTTCACGCCCGCCGCGGAAATCGCGCGGGACGGTGAGGACGCGGTTGTACGCGTGGAACTACCGGGTGTCGATGTCGACAAGGACGTCACCGTCGAGGTCGATCGCGGCCATCTGGTGATCCGCGGCGAGCGGCGCGACGAGCGCGCCGACGAGGAGGACGGCCGCACCCTGCGCGAGGTGCGCTACGGCTCGTTCCGTCGGTCGTTCAAGCTGCCCGCGCACGCCGCCACGGACGCGATCTCAGCGGCATACGACGCCGGTGTGCTCACGGTACGGGTCGCCGGTGCTCACAGGGGCGCCGAAGCCCAGCGCATCGCGATCGAAAGCAAATAG
- the nirB gene encoding nitrite reductase large subunit NirB — protein sequence MSSKNVVVVGHGMVGHRFVEALRSRDTTGEWRVTVLAEEADAAYDRVGLTGYTEHWDRALLALPGNAYPDDDLVETRLGSRVTAIDRHAKSVLTADGGRVNYDALVLATGSYAFVPPVPGRDLPACHVYRTLDDLDAIRDSALRTKDAGAPVGVVIGGGLLGLEAANALRSFGLHAHVVEMAPRLMAQQLDEAGGALLGRMISDLGIAVHTGVGTANIAPAQRNRPVRRSADNDSMRITLSDESFIDAGVIVFAAGVRPRDELARDAGLAIAERGGVLTDLTCATDDPNIYAIGEVAAINGRCYGLVGPGYTSAEVVADRLLGGGAEFGEADMSTKLKLLGVDVASFGDAMGATPDCLEVAINDAVNQTYAKLVLSDDAKTLLGGILVGDASAYGVLRPMVGEELPGDALALIAPAGSEGGGGLGVGALPAAAQICSCNNVTKGDLTTAIAGGCCDVPELKKCTLAGTSCGSCVPLLKQLLEAEGVEQSKALCEHFSHSRAELFEIVAATSIRTFSALIERFGTGKGCDICKPVVASILASTSSDHILDGEQASLQDSNDHFLANIQRNGSYSIVPRSPGGEITPEQLILIGEIARDFNLYTKITGGQRIDMFGARVDQLPEIWRRLVDGGMESGHAYGKALRTVKSCVGSTWCRYGQQDSVDMAVEIEKRYRGLRAPHKIKMAVSGCARECAEAQSKDVGVIATENGWNLYVCGNGGMSPRHAQLLASDIDDETLIRYIDRFLMFYIRTADRLQRTAPWLESLDGGLDHLRDVVCDDSLGLAAEFEEAIARHVEGYSCEWKGVLEDPNKLSRFVSFVNAPEVADPTIEFTEQSGRIVPIGMPKVPQR from the coding sequence ATGTCTTCAAAGAACGTCGTGGTCGTCGGCCACGGCATGGTTGGCCATCGGTTCGTCGAGGCGTTGCGCTCGCGCGACACCACCGGCGAATGGCGGGTGACGGTACTCGCCGAGGAGGCGGACGCCGCCTACGACCGCGTCGGGCTGACCGGATACACCGAACACTGGGATCGCGCGCTGCTGGCCCTGCCCGGCAATGCCTATCCCGACGACGATCTGGTGGAGACTCGGCTTGGCAGCCGGGTGACGGCCATCGACCGGCACGCCAAGTCGGTGCTGACGGCCGATGGCGGGCGGGTGAACTACGACGCGCTCGTGCTGGCCACCGGTTCCTATGCGTTCGTTCCCCCGGTGCCCGGACGCGACCTGCCGGCCTGCCACGTGTACCGGACTCTCGATGATCTCGATGCGATCCGAGACAGTGCACTGCGCACGAAGGACGCGGGCGCCCCGGTCGGGGTGGTCATCGGTGGAGGCCTGCTGGGTCTGGAGGCCGCCAACGCGTTGCGCTCTTTCGGACTGCACGCGCACGTCGTGGAGATGGCGCCGCGCCTGATGGCCCAACAGCTCGACGAAGCCGGGGGCGCCCTCCTGGGCCGGATGATCAGCGACCTCGGCATCGCCGTGCACACCGGCGTCGGTACCGCCAATATCGCTCCGGCACAGCGAAACCGACCGGTGCGCCGCTCTGCCGACAACGACTCGATGCGGATCACGCTGAGTGACGAGTCGTTCATCGACGCGGGCGTGATCGTCTTCGCCGCCGGTGTGCGGCCCCGGGACGAGCTGGCCCGCGATGCGGGCCTGGCGATCGCCGAACGTGGCGGTGTCCTGACCGACCTGACTTGCGCCACAGACGATCCCAACATCTACGCGATCGGCGAGGTGGCGGCGATCAACGGCCGCTGCTACGGCCTCGTTGGTCCGGGCTACACCAGCGCCGAGGTAGTGGCCGACCGGCTTCTCGGTGGCGGCGCGGAGTTCGGCGAGGCCGACATGTCGACCAAGCTCAAGCTGCTCGGGGTCGACGTCGCCAGCTTCGGCGATGCGATGGGTGCCACCCCGGACTGTCTCGAGGTGGCGATCAACGACGCCGTCAACCAGACCTACGCCAAGCTGGTGCTCTCCGACGATGCCAAGACGCTGCTCGGGGGCATCCTCGTCGGCGACGCGTCGGCGTACGGCGTGCTGCGACCGATGGTGGGCGAAGAGCTGCCCGGCGACGCGCTTGCGCTGATCGCGCCCGCCGGATCCGAGGGGGGCGGGGGACTGGGTGTCGGCGCGCTGCCGGCCGCCGCGCAAATCTGCTCGTGCAACAACGTCACGAAGGGCGATCTCACCACGGCCATCGCGGGCGGCTGCTGTGATGTGCCCGAGCTGAAGAAGTGCACGCTCGCCGGCACGTCCTGCGGTTCGTGCGTCCCCTTGCTGAAACAGTTGTTGGAGGCCGAGGGCGTCGAACAGTCCAAGGCGCTGTGCGAACACTTCAGCCATTCGCGCGCAGAGCTCTTCGAGATCGTCGCCGCCACATCGATCCGGACGTTCTCGGCGCTGATCGAACGCTTCGGCACCGGAAAGGGTTGCGACATCTGCAAGCCCGTGGTCGCCTCCATCTTGGCGTCCACGAGCTCGGACCACATCCTCGACGGGGAGCAGGCCTCGTTGCAGGACTCCAACGACCACTTCCTGGCCAACATCCAGCGCAACGGCAGCTATTCGATCGTGCCCCGATCGCCGGGTGGAGAGATCACGCCCGAACAGCTCATCCTGATCGGCGAGATCGCGAGGGATTTCAACCTTTACACCAAGATCACCGGCGGACAGCGCATCGACATGTTCGGGGCGCGGGTCGATCAGCTCCCCGAGATCTGGCGGCGGCTCGTCGACGGCGGCATGGAATCGGGCCACGCCTACGGCAAGGCGCTGCGCACGGTCAAGAGTTGTGTCGGCAGCACCTGGTGCCGATATGGCCAGCAGGACTCGGTCGACATGGCCGTCGAGATCGAGAAGCGCTACCGCGGCCTGCGTGCGCCCCACAAGATCAAGATGGCGGTGTCGGGTTGTGCGCGCGAATGCGCGGAAGCCCAGAGCAAGGACGTCGGCGTCATCGCGACCGAGAACGGCTGGAACCTCTACGTCTGCGGAAACGGCGGCATGTCGCCGAGGCACGCCCAGTTGCTCGCGAGCGACATCGACGACGAGACGTTGATCCGCTACATCGACCGCTTCCTCATGTTCTATATCCGCACCGCCGACCGATTGCAGCGCACCGCACCATGGCTGGAGTCGCTCGACGGGGGGCTGGACCATCTGCGTGACGTCGTGTGCGACGACTCGCTCGGCCTGGCCGCCGAGTTCGAAGAGGCCATCGCCCGCCACGTCGAGGGCTACTCGTGCGAGTGGAAGGGTGTGCTCGAGGACCCCAACAAGCTGTCGCGCTTCGTCTCGTTCGTCAACGCCCCCGAGGTCGCGGATCCGACGATCGAATTCACCGAACAGTCCGGGCGCATCGTGCCCATCGGAATGCCAAAGGTGCCCCAAAGATGA
- the nirD gene encoding nitrite reductase small subunit NirD, which translates to MSLLNDIEVWTAACPYDYLIPNRGVGVLLADGTQAALFRLDDGTLRAVGNIDPFSGAAVISRGIVGDRGGRATVQSPIKKQAFGLDDGICLDDADVVLPVYPTRIVDGNVEIGA; encoded by the coding sequence ATGAGTCTTCTCAATGACATCGAGGTATGGACGGCCGCCTGCCCGTACGACTACCTGATCCCCAACCGCGGTGTGGGCGTGCTGCTGGCCGACGGCACGCAGGCGGCGCTGTTCCGGCTCGACGACGGCACCCTGCGCGCGGTCGGCAACATCGACCCGTTCTCCGGCGCCGCGGTGATCTCACGTGGGATCGTCGGTGACCGCGGCGGGCGCGCCACCGTGCAGTCGCCGATCAAGAAGCAGGCGTTCGGCCTCGATGACGGTATCTGTCTCGACGATGCGGACGTTGTGCTGCCGGTCTACCCGACCCGCATCGTGGACGGAAACGTAGAAATCGGGGCCTGA
- a CDS encoding superoxide dismutase family protein translates to MIKHVTVAIAFLAAPVAVLGGCANQSADDSSTSTTSGSESSAQALTTQLKTAGGEPVADATIDFTDGYATVTVETVGTGVLSPGLHGLHIHAIGTCEGDFTSAGDHFQAPGRTDQPASGDLPALLVRSDGAGKLVATSDGFTEDQLKDADGSAIVLHQDATSDQRFACGVLSPASATSTSVSTSTSTSTVTTAPPTTVTETTVTETTVTETTSPAPAETTTSVAPGTSTSTVTVIQPPEIPDITVPPVPGTGG, encoded by the coding sequence ATGATCAAGCATGTCACCGTCGCCATCGCTTTTCTTGCCGCGCCCGTAGCCGTTCTGGGCGGCTGCGCAAACCAATCCGCCGACGACTCGTCGACGTCGACCACCTCCGGATCGGAGTCGAGCGCACAGGCACTGACCACCCAGCTCAAGACCGCCGGTGGCGAACCTGTCGCCGACGCGACAATCGATTTCACCGATGGATACGCCACCGTGACCGTCGAAACCGTCGGGACCGGAGTCCTCTCCCCCGGCCTGCACGGTCTGCACATTCACGCGATCGGCACGTGCGAAGGGGACTTCACGTCGGCGGGCGACCACTTCCAGGCACCTGGACGCACCGACCAGCCCGCCAGCGGAGATCTGCCGGCTCTGCTCGTGCGTTCCGACGGCGCCGGCAAACTCGTCGCCACCAGCGACGGATTCACCGAAGATCAGCTCAAGGATGCTGACGGCTCGGCGATCGTGTTGCATCAGGACGCCACCTCCGACCAGCGCTTCGCATGCGGCGTGCTCAGCCCGGCGAGCGCCACGAGTACGTCCGTCTCGACGTCGACGTCGACCTCGACGGTAACCACGGCGCCGCCCACCACGGTCACGGAAACCACGGTCACGGAAACCACGGTCACGGAAACCACATCACCCGCCCCTGCCGAGACCACCACCAGCGTCGCCCCGGGCACGAGCACTAGCACCGTCACCGTGATCCAGCCCCCGGAGATCCCAGATATCACCGTGCCTCCGGTACCCGGCACCGGTGGCTGA
- a CDS encoding sirohydrochlorin chelatase, whose protein sequence is MRHVLVAHGTRKRTGVEMIGSLADRVAATLGSPVHVAFVDVLGPTPADVLRGLAGPAVVVPAFLSRGYHVNADIPAHVAASGHSDVTVADALGPSPEMARVLADRLIESDWCSGDSVILAAAGTSDPAARSDLHKMAAWVSALTSSRVELAFAATGEPPVAEAVARLRSRGARRVVAASYLLADGLFQDRLRNSGADAVTDPLGTHPATVRLIVSRFRRARLLTAA, encoded by the coding sequence ATGAGACACGTCCTCGTCGCGCACGGCACTCGTAAGCGCACCGGCGTGGAGATGATCGGTTCGCTGGCGGATCGGGTGGCGGCCACGCTGGGATCCCCGGTTCACGTGGCCTTCGTCGACGTGCTCGGCCCGACGCCCGCCGATGTCCTTCGCGGACTCGCGGGGCCGGCCGTCGTCGTGCCAGCGTTCCTGTCACGGGGCTACCACGTCAACGCCGACATCCCCGCGCATGTCGCGGCAAGCGGACACAGCGATGTCACCGTCGCCGATGCGCTTGGGCCCAGCCCCGAAATGGCGCGGGTCCTAGCCGACCGCCTCATCGAAAGTGACTGGTGTTCAGGGGATTCAGTGATTCTGGCCGCGGCGGGAACGTCGGATCCGGCGGCCCGCAGCGATCTGCACAAGATGGCGGCATGGGTGTCGGCGCTGACGAGCTCACGTGTCGAGTTGGCGTTCGCCGCGACCGGTGAGCCGCCCGTCGCCGAGGCGGTGGCACGGCTGCGCAGTCGCGGCGCCAGGAGGGTGGTCGCGGCCTCATACCTGTTGGCCGACGGACTCTTTCAAGATCGACTCCGCAACAGCGGGGCCGACGCCGTCACCGATCCGCTGGGCACCCACCCGGCGACGGTGCGGTTGATTGTCAGCAGATTCCGGCGCGCCCGATTGCTTACCGCAGCCTAG
- a CDS encoding uroporphyrinogen-III synthase, whose protein sequence is MSEPDWAPLTGFRVAVTSARRAEELGTLLERRGASVTSAAAITMVPLPDDEALRAHTEALIDAPPDIVIATTGIGFRGWIAAADGWGLANDLTAALGKARIVSRGPKATGALRAAGLPEEWSPESESSREVLHYLVEGGIAGKRIAVQLHGATDDWDPFPEFLDELRAAGAQVVPIRVYRWHPAPRNGEFDQLVMGIADEKFDAVSFTSAPAVASVLMRATELGIEDRLLAALRTNVHAMCVGPVTARPLVRLGVPTSAPERMRLGALARHITDELPLLCARTTRVAGHVLEIRGTCVLVDGEVKAVSPAGMATIRALAHRPGAVVSRHALLSALPGSGTDTHAVETAVLRLRTALGDKNIVSTVVKRGYRLAVDEDLVHA, encoded by the coding sequence ATGAGTGAGCCTGACTGGGCACCGCTCACCGGGTTTCGGGTGGCGGTGACCTCCGCTCGGCGTGCCGAAGAGCTTGGCACGCTACTGGAACGCCGCGGCGCCAGCGTCACCAGCGCGGCCGCGATCACGATGGTGCCGCTGCCCGATGATGAGGCGCTGCGCGCACACACCGAGGCACTGATCGATGCACCGCCCGACATCGTGATCGCCACCACCGGCATCGGATTCCGCGGTTGGATCGCGGCGGCCGACGGCTGGGGTCTGGCCAACGACCTGACCGCCGCTCTCGGGAAGGCCCGCATCGTGTCGCGCGGGCCCAAGGCGACGGGCGCACTGCGCGCCGCGGGGCTGCCCGAGGAGTGGTCCCCCGAGTCGGAATCGTCGCGAGAGGTGTTGCACTACCTCGTCGAGGGCGGCATCGCCGGGAAACGCATCGCGGTGCAACTACACGGCGCCACCGACGACTGGGATCCGTTTCCGGAGTTCCTCGACGAACTGCGCGCCGCCGGTGCGCAGGTGGTGCCGATTCGGGTCTACCGCTGGCATCCCGCACCGCGCAACGGTGAATTCGATCAATTGGTGATGGGCATCGCGGACGAGAAGTTCGACGCGGTGAGTTTCACCTCGGCACCGGCGGTCGCGTCGGTGCTCATGCGTGCGACAGAGTTGGGGATCGAGGATCGGCTGCTCGCCGCGCTGCGCACGAACGTGCACGCGATGTGCGTCGGGCCCGTGACGGCGCGGCCGCTGGTCCGCCTCGGTGTGCCCACATCGGCACCGGAGCGAATGCGGTTGGGCGCGTTGGCCCGCCACATCACCGACGAACTACCGCTGCTGTGCGCGCGCACCACCCGGGTGGCCGGCCATGTGCTCGAGATCCGAGGCACCTGCGTACTCGTCGACGGCGAGGTCAAGGCGGTTTCACCGGCCGGGATGGCGACGATCAGGGCGCTCGCGCATCGACCGGGGGCGGTGGTGTCTCGGCACGCGCTGCTGTCCGCACTGCCCGGCAGCGGCACAGACACCCACGCCGTCGAGACGGCGGTGCTGCGGCTCCGAACTGCCCTGGGGGACAAGAACATCGTGTCGACGGTGGTTAAGCGGGGGTACCGGCTGGCCGTCGACGAGGACTTGGTGCACGCATGA
- a CDS encoding GNAT family N-acetyltransferase — protein sequence MREDPFPRVYCARLIHTSDLDNETREDARRMVTDAFGGEFTDADWEHSLGGMHALIFDHGALIAHAAVVQRRLLYRGTALRCGYVEGVAVRQDRRGQGLASAVMNAAEQVLRGAYHLGALSASEAGRRIYPARGWLPWQGPTSVLGPAGVTRTPDDDGCVFVLPIALPDGGELDLTAEITCDWRDGDVW from the coding sequence CTGCGCGAGGACCCGTTTCCTCGCGTGTACTGCGCTCGCCTGATCCACACCTCCGATCTCGACAACGAGACCCGTGAGGACGCGCGCCGAATGGTCACCGACGCGTTCGGCGGCGAGTTCACCGACGCCGACTGGGAGCATTCGCTGGGCGGTATGCACGCGTTGATCTTCGATCACGGCGCGTTGATCGCGCACGCGGCGGTGGTGCAGCGGCGGCTGCTGTACCGCGGTACCGCGTTGCGATGCGGCTACGTCGAGGGTGTCGCGGTGCGCCAGGACCGGCGGGGCCAGGGCCTTGCCAGCGCCGTCATGAATGCCGCCGAACAGGTGCTGCGCGGCGCGTATCACCTCGGCGCCCTGAGCGCGTCGGAGGCGGGCAGACGGATCTATCCGGCCCGCGGTTGGCTGCCATGGCAGGGCCCGACGTCGGTACTGGGGCCCGCCGGAGTGACGCGAACCCCGGACGACGACGGCTGCGTGTTCGTCTTGCCTATCGCCCTGCCTGACGGCGGTGAACTGGACCTCACCGCTGAGATCACCTGTGATTGGCGCGACGGCGACGTCTGGTAG
- a CDS encoding 5-oxoprolinase/urea amidolyase family protein — MGAALEILRSGPLSLIEDLGRPGLAHMGVSRSGAADRRSHTLANRLVANPGELATIEVTFGGLTARVRGGEKKGVAIAVTGADTDPSVNGVPFGTNSIHYARDGEVITLGAPHSGLRTYLAVRGGIDVDPVLGSRSYDVMSAIGPLPLAPGDVLPIGEHTDEFPELDQAPVAAIEDDVLELMVVPGPRDDWFVDPDVLIRTNWQATNKSDRVGMRLVGMPLEYRWPDRQLPSEGATRGAIQVPPNGFPVILGPDHPVTGGYPVIGVVADDDMDSVAQIRPGQTVRMHWSRPRQPFEGSP; from the coding sequence ATGGGGGCCGCACTGGAGATCCTGCGTTCTGGTCCGCTGTCGCTGATCGAAGACCTGGGCCGGCCGGGTCTGGCGCATATGGGAGTGAGCAGGTCCGGTGCCGCCGATCGCCGCTCCCACACCCTGGCGAACCGGCTGGTGGCCAATCCGGGAGAGCTGGCCACCATCGAGGTGACGTTCGGCGGGCTGACGGCCCGGGTGCGCGGCGGGGAAAAGAAGGGCGTCGCCATCGCGGTCACCGGAGCCGACACCGACCCGTCCGTCAACGGAGTTCCCTTCGGCACGAACAGCATCCACTACGCGCGCGACGGCGAGGTGATCACGCTCGGCGCACCGCACTCGGGGCTGCGGACCTATCTGGCCGTCCGCGGCGGCATCGACGTCGACCCCGTGCTCGGTTCCCGCTCGTACGACGTGATGTCGGCCATCGGGCCGCTGCCACTCGCGCCGGGTGACGTCCTGCCCATCGGCGAGCACACCGACGAGTTCCCCGAGCTGGATCAGGCACCGGTGGCCGCCATCGAGGATGACGTGCTGGAGCTGATGGTCGTGCCGGGCCCGCGCGACGACTGGTTCGTCGACCCCGATGTGCTGATCCGCACCAACTGGCAGGCCACCAACAAGAGCGACCGCGTGGGGATGCGTTTGGTCGGTATGCCGCTGGAATATCGGTGGCCCGATCGCCAGCTGCCCAGCGAGGGAGCGACGCGCGGAGCAATTCAGGTGCCGCCGAACGGTTTTCCGGTGATCTTGGGCCCGGACCATCCTGTCACCGGCGGATATCCGGTGATCGGCGTGGTAGCCGACGACGACATGGACAGCGTGGCGCAGATTCGGCCCGGGCAGACGGTGCGCATGCACTGGTCGCGACCGCGTCAGCCATTCGAAGGCAGCCCATAG
- a CDS encoding 5-oxoprolinase subunit B family protein — protein MSVTVDLMDANATGAGPAKIRDYGDRALLLEFGGTDEVLAWSAAIRAADLPGVLDIVPASRTVLIKLAGTRYQGPTRQRLGKLDVAAASESAAAAGVRADVQIDVIYDGPDLDEVAQLTGLTADQVVAAHTDTLWRVGFGGFAPGFAYLIGGDARLEVPRRDEPRTKVPVGAVGLAGEFSGVYPRESPGGWQLIGRTADGQAALWDVDRDPPALLMPGMWVQFRAVG, from the coding sequence ATGAGCGTGACAGTGGATCTCATGGACGCCAACGCGACGGGTGCGGGTCCCGCCAAGATCCGCGACTACGGGGATCGGGCCCTGCTGCTGGAATTCGGAGGGACCGACGAGGTGCTAGCGTGGTCAGCGGCGATCCGGGCCGCCGACCTGCCGGGTGTGCTCGACATCGTTCCTGCCTCGCGCACCGTGCTGATCAAGCTGGCCGGTACGCGGTACCAGGGCCCCACCCGGCAGCGACTGGGCAAGCTGGATGTCGCGGCCGCGTCGGAGTCGGCCGCGGCTGCCGGTGTTCGGGCCGACGTTCAGATCGACGTCATCTACGACGGTCCCGATCTGGACGAAGTCGCGCAGCTCACCGGCTTGACCGCCGACCAGGTCGTCGCGGCGCACACAGACACACTGTGGCGCGTCGGATTCGGTGGCTTCGCACCGGGTTTCGCATATCTGATCGGGGGGGACGCGCGACTCGAGGTCCCCCGGCGGGATGAGCCGCGCACCAAGGTCCCGGTCGGGGCGGTCGGTCTCGCCGGCGAGTTCAGCGGTGTTTATCCCCGCGAGTCTCCCGGCGGCTGGCAGCTGATCGGACGCACCGCCGACGGTCAGGCGGCGCTGTGGGATGTCGACCGTGATCCGCCCGCGCTGCTGATGCCGGGCATGTGGGTGCAGTTTCGAGCGGTTGGTTAG
- a CDS encoding queuosine precursor transporter, with protein MTATSTESEHRGFALTGSAYYPVLVAIFTGLVLISNVSATKGIAFGPIIGDWSLITDGGFIVFPLTYVIGDVLSEVYGFRATRRAIYIAFVMEAIAAFTFWLTAYLPAADFYTNQAAFEAVVKPFTQLIIAGLAGFIVGQTLNAWVVVKIKERTKEKHLWARLIGSTVVGEFADTVVFCTIAAGAIGISTWGDFLTYVALGWVYKTVVEILVLPITYRVIAYIKRREPTYRPAV; from the coding sequence GTGACTGCCACCAGCACCGAGTCCGAACACCGGGGTTTCGCACTCACGGGCTCGGCCTACTATCCGGTGCTGGTCGCGATCTTCACCGGCCTGGTTCTGATCTCGAACGTATCCGCCACCAAGGGCATCGCATTCGGACCCATCATCGGCGACTGGTCATTGATCACCGATGGCGGGTTCATCGTGTTCCCGCTGACGTACGTGATCGGTGACGTGCTGTCCGAGGTGTACGGCTTCCGGGCCACCCGCAGGGCCATCTACATCGCCTTCGTCATGGAGGCCATCGCCGCGTTCACGTTCTGGCTCACCGCCTACCTGCCCGCGGCTGACTTCTACACCAACCAGGCGGCGTTCGAGGCCGTGGTCAAGCCGTTCACGCAGTTGATCATCGCCGGGCTCGCGGGCTTCATCGTCGGGCAGACGCTCAACGCGTGGGTCGTCGTCAAGATCAAGGAACGGACCAAGGAGAAACACCTGTGGGCCCGGTTGATCGGGTCGACGGTCGTCGGCGAATTCGCTGACACCGTCGTGTTCTGCACCATCGCCGCAGGCGCGATCGGCATCAGCACATGGGGCGACTTCCTGACCTACGTAGCGTTGGGCTGGGTGTACAAGACCGTCGTCGAGATCCTCGTGCTGCCCATCACCTACCGGGTGATCGCGTACATCAAGCGCCGCGAGCCGACATATCGGCCCGCCGTGTGA
- a CDS encoding ABC transporter substrate-binding protein: MPASLSRRSFLAMTAGAAALVAACGSKPGEVADDGSVTVKHVFGETKVLAPPMRVVSAGLTEQDDLLAVGVIPIAVTDWFGGEPFGVWPWAQQKLGGTQPAVLNLVDGVAVDQIAALRPDLIVATNAGLDKDTYEKLAAIAPTIAQSGEDAFFEPWKIQATTIGQAVFKHDQMQALITAVDERFAAAGSNNAQFAGKKVLLLEGTLGPDGPTVMSPDWRSEFLTKMGCAVAENIDSADVLIWTTESDEQQAALLADPAISRRRNAFTGKELAGAIAFASPLSYPVVADQLPALIARAIA, encoded by the coding sequence GTGCCTGCTTCGTTGTCCCGGCGGAGTTTCCTGGCGATGACCGCCGGGGCGGCGGCTTTGGTGGCCGCGTGCGGCTCGAAGCCGGGCGAGGTCGCCGACGACGGGTCCGTCACCGTGAAGCACGTGTTCGGTGAGACCAAGGTCCTTGCACCGCCCATGCGCGTGGTGAGCGCAGGTCTCACCGAACAGGACGACCTCCTCGCCGTCGGGGTGATACCGATCGCGGTGACGGACTGGTTCGGCGGCGAACCGTTTGGCGTATGGCCTTGGGCCCAGCAAAAACTCGGCGGGACACAGCCTGCGGTGCTCAACCTCGTCGACGGCGTCGCGGTCGATCAGATCGCGGCGTTGCGGCCCGACCTGATCGTCGCCACCAATGCCGGCCTTGACAAGGACACCTACGAAAAGCTGGCGGCCATCGCCCCCACCATCGCGCAGTCCGGTGAGGACGCGTTCTTCGAGCCGTGGAAGATTCAGGCCACGACCATCGGCCAGGCGGTGTTCAAACACGACCAGATGCAGGCACTCATCACCGCCGTCGATGAGCGCTTCGCCGCCGCGGGCAGCAACAACGCGCAATTCGCCGGCAAGAAGGTCCTGCTGCTGGAAGGCACCCTGGGTCCAGACGGTCCCACGGTGATGTCACCCGATTGGCGCAGCGAATTCCTCACGAAGATGGGCTGTGCCGTCGCCGAGAACATCGATTCGGCCGACGTGCTGATCTGGACCACGGAAAGCGACGAACAGCAAGCCGCGCTGCTGGCCGACCCGGCGATCAGTCGGCGGCGCAACGCGTTCACCGGCAAGGAACTCGCGGGTGCGATCGCCTTCGCCTCACCGCTGTCGTATCCGGTGGTGGCCGACCAGTTGCCGGCGCTCATCGCCCGCGCGATCGCCTGA
- a CDS encoding EF-Tu/IF-2/RF-3 family GTPase, with translation MFKMTVEEVFAIKNRGVVATGRVESGTLRVGDTVQINGGPGVEVTAIEKFRKQLDEASAGENVGVLMKGIERNELDRGDVLTSSSSSSTTYCEAPPI, from the coding sequence ATGTTCAAGATGACGGTCGAAGAGGTCTTCGCCATCAAGAATCGGGGCGTGGTCGCGACCGGCCGCGTCGAAAGTGGAACGCTGCGCGTTGGCGACACCGTCCAGATCAACGGGGGTCCGGGGGTCGAGGTGACCGCGATCGAGAAGTTCCGCAAACAGCTCGACGAGGCGAGCGCCGGTGAGAACGTGGGCGTGCTGATGAAGGGGATCGAGCGCAACGAGCTCGACCGCGGTGACGTCCTCACGTCCTCGTCGTCCTCGTCGACGACCTACTGCGAGGCGCCACCCATCTAA